One genomic window of Aptenodytes patagonicus chromosome 3, bAptPat1.pri.cur, whole genome shotgun sequence includes the following:
- the ZFP36L2 gene encoding mRNA decay activator protein ZFP36L2: MSTTLLSAFYDIDFLCKTEKSLTNLSSMLDKKAVGTPVTPPSSSFAPGFLRRHSTSNLPALAGGSKFPSPTGSSSSSTSSSSSSSSSFGSLKETGSGGGGGGSSSPTALLNKENKFRDRSFSENGERSQHLMQQLQQQQQAAAAGKGGGSGGGGGAPINSTRYKTELCRPFEESGACKYGEKCQFAHGFHELRSLTRHPKYKTELCRTFHTIGFCPYGPRCHFIHNADERRPAPGGGTAAPPAAAAAAAGPHHHPHHPPPHPAGSTGDLRAFAPRDHPLGGGGFGHPRGGERPKLHHSLSFSGFSAHHHHHHHPHPHSAAPPPPPPGGRLDAALLESPGGSRTPPPPASASYCEELLSPPCANNAFAFSGQELGSLIAPLALHTQNFAAAAAAAAAAAAYYRCQQQPPPPPPGGGCPPPPASPPFSFQPLRRLSESPVFDAPPSPPDSLSDRESYLSGSLSSGSLSGSESPSLDSGRRLPIFSRLSISDD, translated from the exons ATGTCGACGACACTTTTATCTGCCTTCTACGACATTGACTTCTTGTGCAAG acGGAGAAGTCCCTGACCAACCTCAGCAGCATGCTGGACAAGAAGGCCGTGGGGACCCCGGTgaccccccccagctccagcttCGCGCCGGGCTTCCTGCGGCGGCACTCGACCAGCAACCTGCCGGCGCTGGCCGGCGGCTCCAAGTTCCCCAGCCCCACCGgctccagctcttcctccacctcctcctcctcctcctcctcctcctcgttcGGCAGCCTGAAGGAGACGGGCtccggcggaggcggcggcggcagcagcagccccacggccctGCTCAACAAGGAGAACAAGTTCCGGGACCGCTCCTTCAGCGAGAACGGCGAGCGCAGCCAGCACCTcatgcagcagctccagcagcagcagcaggcggcggcggccggcaaggggggcggctccggcggcggcggcggggcccccaTCAACTCGACGCGCTACAAGACGGAGCTGTGCCGCCCCTTCGAGGAGAGCGGCGCCTGCAAGTACGGCGAGAAGTGCCAGTTCGCCCACGGCTTCCACGAGCTGCGCAGCCTCACCCGCCACCCCAAGTACAAGACCGAGCTCTGCCGCACCTTCCACACCATCGGCTTCTGCCCCTACGGCCCGCGCTGCCACTTCATCCACAACGCCGACGAGCGCCGCCCGGCGCCCGGCGGGGGCacggccgccccccccgccgccgccgccgccgcggcggggccgcacCACCACCCGCACCACCCGCCCCCGCACCCCGCCGGCAGCACCGGCGACCTCCGCGCCTTCGCCCCCCGCGACCACCCGCTGGGCGGCGGCGGCTTCGGGCACCCGCGCGGCGGCGAGCGGCCCAAGCTGCACCACAGCCTGAGCTTCTCCGGCTTCTccgcccaccaccaccaccaccaccacccgcacCCCCacagcgccgccccgccgccgccgccgcccggcggccGCCTGGACGCCGCCCTGCTGGAGAGCCCCGGCGGGTCGCgcacgccgccgccgcccgcctccgcctcctATTGCGAGGAGCTGCTCTCGCCGCCCTGCGCCAACAACGCCTTCGCCTTCtcggggcaggagctgggcagcctCATCGCCCCGCTCGCCCTCCACACCCAGAActtcgccgccgccgccgccgcggccgccgccgccgccgcctactaccgctgccagcagcagccgccgccgccgccgcccggcgggggctgcccgccgccccccgcctcgccgccctTCAGCTTCCAGCCCCTCCGCCGCCTCTCCGAGTCGCCCGTCTTCGACGCGCCGCCCAGCCCCCCGGACTCCCTCTCCGACCGGGAGAGCTACCTGAGCGGCTCCCTCAGCTCCGGCTCCCTCAGCGGCTCCGAGTCGCCCAGCCTGGACTCGGGCCGCCGCCTGCCCATCTTCAGCCGCCTCTCCATCTCCGACGACtag